The following proteins are co-located in the Maridesulfovibrio sp. genome:
- a CDS encoding dicarboxylate/amino acid:cation symporter, with translation MSKESKFKEFGLIIKLLIGIAAGVVIGLFANHAVMEVVVTAKYVMGQFIFYTVPLVILAFIAPAITRLGQNASKMLGVGVGLAYLSAAGAATMAAVAGYVLIPHLSIATQVEGLRELPEVVFQLSIPPIMSVMTALVTAIILGIATIWVKAKTFESMLGEFEGIMMQVVNRIIIPVLPFFIATTFAGLAYEGSLTKQLPVFLEVIVIVLIGHFIWLAFLYTLAGIISKRNPIEVFKHYPPAYLTAVGTMSSAATLPVSLECAGKSKALCKDTVEFMVPLGATIHLCGSVLTETFFAMTISMMLYGTLPSVGTMALFILLFGIFAIGAPGVPGGTVMASLGIVVGVLGFDPAGVALLLAVFALQDSFGTACNVTGDGALALMMEGIFNRNGELDKVRAS, from the coding sequence ATGTCTAAGGAATCAAAATTCAAAGAGTTCGGGCTGATCATCAAATTGCTCATCGGTATTGCGGCCGGTGTTGTAATCGGTCTATTTGCCAACCATGCGGTAATGGAAGTTGTGGTTACTGCTAAATATGTAATGGGTCAGTTCATTTTCTATACTGTTCCCCTCGTTATTCTGGCTTTTATCGCTCCTGCGATTACCAGACTGGGCCAGAACGCTTCCAAGATGCTGGGTGTAGGCGTAGGTCTCGCTTACCTTTCCGCCGCAGGTGCTGCCACCATGGCTGCAGTTGCCGGATATGTTCTTATCCCTCATCTTTCCATTGCCACACAGGTTGAAGGTCTTCGCGAGCTTCCTGAAGTTGTATTCCAGCTGTCCATTCCGCCGATTATGTCTGTTATGACCGCGCTGGTAACCGCAATTATACTCGGTATTGCAACCATCTGGGTTAAAGCCAAGACTTTTGAAAGCATGCTCGGCGAATTTGAAGGCATTATGATGCAGGTTGTAAACCGTATCATCATTCCTGTTCTGCCCTTCTTCATTGCAACCACCTTTGCCGGTCTTGCATACGAAGGCAGCCTTACCAAGCAGCTCCCGGTTTTTCTCGAAGTTATTGTAATCGTCCTCATCGGGCATTTTATCTGGCTTGCTTTCCTGTACACCCTTGCCGGAATCATTTCCAAACGTAACCCCATTGAAGTTTTCAAACATTATCCTCCCGCATACCTCACTGCGGTAGGAACCATGTCCAGTGCCGCAACCCTGCCTGTTTCCCTTGAATGTGCAGGTAAGTCCAAGGCGCTGTGCAAGGATACCGTTGAATTCATGGTTCCCCTCGGTGCAACCATCCACCTCTGCGGTTCCGTTCTGACTGAAACCTTCTTTGCCATGACCATCTCCATGATGCTCTACGGCACCCTTCCCTCTGTCGGCACAATGGCTTTGTTCATTCTGCTCTTCGGTATCTTTGCAATCGGCGCACCCGGTGTCCCTGGCGGAACCGTTATGGCTTCCCTCGGTATCGTTGTAGGCGTACTCGGCTTCGACCCCGCAGGAGTAGCACTGCTGCTGGCAGTCTTCGCCCTGCAGGACAGCTTCGGTACTGCTTGTAACGTAACTGGTGACGGTGCACTTGCTCTGATGATGGAAGGTATTTTCAACCGCAACGGTGAACTCGATAAAGTCCGCGCATCTTAA
- a CDS encoding CBS domain-containing protein: MKNFKAKDLMIPADEYCRVKKDTTLHEAMAQLVIQSEKKGLSHPHRDLLVEDEEGKIIGKVTMLDIFKSMEPNYFKKETGRHQNALTREYVQKIYTDFNLWSEPLSTLCQKCAALKVSELMHTPHLTEMINEDDSIDKALHSFVLGLHQPILVQKDGNVTGVLRLGDIFENIRKAILACEIETA, from the coding sequence GTGAAAAATTTCAAAGCAAAAGACCTGATGATTCCAGCAGATGAATACTGCCGGGTAAAAAAAGACACCACACTTCACGAAGCAATGGCACAACTGGTCATACAGAGTGAAAAGAAGGGTCTTTCACATCCGCATCGTGACCTGCTGGTCGAGGACGAAGAAGGCAAAATCATCGGAAAAGTAACCATGCTCGATATTTTTAAATCTATGGAGCCGAATTACTTCAAAAAGGAAACCGGCAGGCACCAAAACGCCTTAACCAGAGAGTACGTCCAGAAAATTTATACCGACTTCAACCTCTGGTCTGAACCGTTGAGCACTCTCTGCCAGAAATGTGCAGCATTGAAAGTCTCAGAACTGATGCATACCCCGCACCTGACTGAAATGATTAACGAGGATGACAGCATCGATAAGGCTCTGCATTCATTTGTACTCGGCCTCCACCAACCAATTTTGGTCCAAAAAGACGGCAATGTAACCGGGGTGCTGCGCCTTGGGGACATTTTTGAAAACATCAGAAAAGCAATTCTCGCCTGCGAGATTGAAACAGCCTAA
- a CDS encoding PAS domain-containing protein, whose product MPAKSKAKPRKIDNYVPFVEFLGTFLGENCEVVLHDTTSKENSVLAIANEHISGRGIGAPLTDLALKFMVNEVYREKDWMMGYTTEGRNGHILHSATYFIKDSEGELLGMLCLNMDTSDMLAARDLINKVIHSAGFDRSVRKEDFSASAKEEEHSETFPKSMEDLTESLIVRVISDTNILPERMTSDEKMDVVSTLDERGVFMLKGAIKDVARHLAVSEATVYRYLQKINDK is encoded by the coding sequence TTGCCAGCCAAATCCAAAGCTAAACCAAGAAAGATTGATAACTATGTTCCTTTTGTTGAGTTCTTGGGAACATTTCTGGGCGAAAATTGCGAGGTAGTCCTGCATGATACTACCAGCAAGGAAAATTCGGTACTTGCCATTGCCAACGAACATATTTCCGGGCGCGGAATAGGCGCTCCGCTGACCGATCTGGCCCTTAAGTTCATGGTGAATGAGGTCTACCGGGAGAAAGACTGGATGATGGGCTATACCACTGAGGGCAGAAACGGCCATATCCTTCATTCAGCAACATATTTCATCAAGGATTCAGAAGGGGAGCTGCTCGGCATGCTCTGCCTGAACATGGACACCTCCGACATGCTGGCCGCCCGTGACCTTATTAATAAAGTTATTCACAGTGCCGGGTTTGATCGCAGTGTACGCAAAGAAGATTTCTCCGCTTCAGCAAAAGAGGAAGAGCACAGCGAGACTTTTCCGAAATCCATGGAAGACCTGACAGAATCGCTGATTGTACGGGTTATATCAGATACCAATATCCTTCCGGAGCGTATGACTTCCGATGAAAAAATGGATGTGGTTTCAACTCTTGATGAGCGTGGAGTATTCATGCTCAAAGGGGCTATCAAGGATGTAGCCAGACATTTGGCTGTCTCAGAGGCCACAGTTTATCGTTATTTGCAGAAGATTAACGATAAATAA
- a CDS encoding glycosyltransferase family 1 protein has product MKTYIFIPPVRKPTGGITVFCQIASILVRHGKDVQLVMREKGSWMPQIAEGYPDPVHWDDVELTPEDLWLVPEGWVNSLAPGLNAGARCVVYCQNWAYLFSSLPDGVSWANLPVSFLAVSHPVEWFMQQTVGKVSPILRPGIDTKLFSPPEKKPGGKIKIAYMPRKNKALVSQIKSIFESRNSGAEVRWVEISGMDAQGVADTLRSCHIFLVSGFPEGCPLPPLESLASGCIPVGFSGFGGWDYMRQIKGATFKPWWPLREVPWSGNGFWSADADVLDAAFNLEKAINLWRDGGPILDSALEAGQQTIRSYTMEEQEKTVLDIWDKF; this is encoded by the coding sequence ATGAAAACATATATATTTATACCTCCGGTTCGTAAGCCTACCGGTGGGATCACAGTATTTTGCCAGATTGCTTCAATTCTTGTCCGTCACGGGAAGGATGTTCAGCTTGTCATGCGGGAAAAAGGGAGTTGGATGCCGCAGATCGCGGAAGGGTATCCTGATCCCGTTCATTGGGATGATGTTGAACTGACCCCGGAAGATCTCTGGCTGGTGCCTGAGGGTTGGGTGAACAGCCTCGCGCCGGGATTGAATGCCGGGGCGCGTTGTGTGGTTTACTGCCAGAACTGGGCCTATCTGTTTTCGTCTTTGCCGGATGGTGTTTCGTGGGCTAATCTGCCGGTTTCTTTTTTGGCTGTTTCCCATCCTGTTGAATGGTTCATGCAGCAGACCGTTGGCAAGGTTTCGCCGATCCTGAGGCCGGGGATTGATACGAAACTGTTTTCTCCTCCAGAAAAAAAGCCCGGCGGGAAGATCAAGATTGCTTACATGCCGCGCAAGAATAAGGCTCTTGTGAGCCAGATAAAATCAATTTTTGAATCCCGTAACTCCGGTGCTGAGGTCCGCTGGGTGGAGATTTCCGGGATGGATGCGCAAGGCGTGGCTGATACTTTGCGTTCCTGCCACATTTTTCTTGTTTCCGGTTTTCCTGAAGGCTGCCCGCTGCCGCCTCTTGAATCTCTAGCTTCCGGCTGTATTCCCGTAGGATTTTCCGGTTTTGGAGGTTGGGATTACATGCGCCAGATTAAAGGCGCAACCTTCAAACCATGGTGGCCGTTGCGTGAAGTGCCGTGGTCCGGCAACGGATTCTGGTCCGCAGATGCTGACGTGCTTGATGCTGCTTTCAACCTTGAAAAAGCCATTAATCTCTGGCGCGATGGCGGTCCCATCCTTGACAGTGCTCTTGAAGCAGGGCAACAGACCATCCGTTCATATACTATGGAAGAGCAGGAAAAGACTGTTCTGGATATCTGGGACAAGTTTTAA
- a CDS encoding NifB/NifX family molybdenum-iron cluster-binding protein translates to MSHKIMIPLLNNEVAPRFDLATDVMLVKVKSGGELSERIIVLPQASADDLCALATSDNTNAVVCGGIDDEHYQYLKWKGIDVLDDVIGPVENVLQAYKDGTLSRGDNFYRK, encoded by the coding sequence ATGTCGCATAAGATCATGATCCCCCTGCTTAACAATGAGGTAGCCCCCCGTTTCGACCTTGCTACCGACGTAATGCTGGTCAAAGTGAAATCCGGCGGAGAACTCAGCGAACGCATTATTGTTTTACCGCAGGCTTCCGCTGATGACCTCTGTGCTCTTGCGACTTCCGATAACACAAACGCCGTGGTCTGCGGCGGAATTGATGACGAGCATTACCAGTATCTAAAGTGGAAAGGGATTGATGTTCTCGACGATGTCATCGGCCCGGTAGAAAACGTCCTTCAAGCATACAAAGACGGGACCCTTTCCCGCGGCGATAATTTTTATCGCAAATAG
- a CDS encoding sensor domain-containing diguanylate cyclase: protein MSIDKFDFDSTLLTVNFATRLLAMEVDRDILVDRVLEAFCDLGNCQDATLMMYDEYDQLKGIAASLQRRRFIIDEEIPLTKAMEEAAQSLKPVVRPVCDDSVYPLPSKCCDTDKTCLCVPLVGSRDRIRGFVTLYRAKEQQWDISELFQLGIISTVAAISFENSRLFRQTIEDSLTGLYMRRYLFIRMREEIQRFKRRGGPLSVIMIDVDNFKIVNDTYGHATGDVVLRSVGHILHENSRQGVDIPCRYGGEEFVILMPGSEKKEAEIVAERIRAACEAASISAPEGRIRITASCGIASVEECQEASADALLSIADRRLYNAKESGRNRVVVK, encoded by the coding sequence ATGTCCATTGATAAATTCGATTTTGACTCGACCCTGCTGACCGTGAATTTCGCGACCCGTCTTCTGGCTATGGAAGTTGACCGGGACATTCTTGTTGACCGAGTTCTGGAAGCATTTTGCGACCTTGGCAACTGTCAGGACGCAACCCTGATGATGTATGATGAATATGACCAGCTCAAAGGAATTGCCGCTTCACTGCAAAGACGCAGATTCATAATTGATGAAGAAATCCCGCTGACAAAAGCAATGGAAGAGGCCGCCCAATCCCTGAAACCGGTAGTCCGTCCGGTCTGCGACGATTCAGTATATCCCCTGCCGTCCAAATGTTGCGATACGGACAAAACCTGCCTCTGTGTACCACTGGTCGGTTCCCGAGACCGCATCAGAGGATTTGTGACTCTTTACCGTGCCAAGGAACAACAGTGGGATATTTCCGAACTTTTTCAGTTGGGAATAATATCTACGGTAGCAGCAATTTCTTTCGAAAATTCAAGACTTTTCCGCCAAACCATAGAAGACAGCCTGACCGGACTGTATATGCGCCGCTATCTTTTCATCAGGATGCGCGAGGAAATACAACGATTCAAACGCCGCGGTGGTCCGCTATCCGTGATTATGATTGATGTGGACAATTTTAAGATCGTAAATGACACATACGGGCATGCCACCGGGGATGTGGTCCTGCGTTCCGTGGGCCATATCCTGCACGAAAACAGCCGTCAGGGAGTAGATATTCCCTGTCGTTACGGCGGAGAGGAATTTGTTATTCTCATGCCCGGTTCAGAAAAAAAAGAAGCTGAAATTGTAGCGGAAAGGATCAGGGCTGCCTGTGAAGCCGCAAGCATTTCCGCACCGGAAGGAAGAATACGGATCACTGCCAGTTGCGGAATTGCTTCTGTTGAAGAATGTCAGGAAGCGTCTGCCGATGCCTTGCTGAGTATTGCAGATAGACGTCTGTACAACGCCAAGGAGTCCGGGCGTAACCGGGTGGTAGTAAAATAA
- a CDS encoding TatD family hydrolase, translated as MAKKKRALPQNVGINIPGVETHAHLDQDEFREDLPEVMARAKESGIGKIGNVFLGPQAYHENKGLFADYPEVFFLLGVHPNDSGKFVEEDIDAMREAFKADPRLKAVGEIGLDFYWDRVPYDVQEDVFRKQLQLAEELELPVVIHSRDAHERTLEVLEDFGWSGKPLLWHCFGGDAETAKRIIDHGWYISIPGPVTYKKNELAQEAVKSIPVERMVLETDCPYLTPEPWRGKRNEPAFVVFTAAKVAELKGMEVNELWKACSDNAHEFFGL; from the coding sequence ATGGCTAAGAAAAAAAGAGCATTGCCCCAGAACGTGGGCATAAATATTCCGGGCGTTGAAACCCATGCCCATCTGGATCAGGATGAATTCCGCGAAGACCTGCCGGAAGTTATGGCCCGGGCCAAGGAAAGCGGAATCGGCAAAATCGGTAACGTATTCTTGGGGCCGCAGGCCTACCATGAAAACAAGGGACTCTTTGCGGATTATCCGGAAGTGTTTTTTTTGTTGGGCGTACATCCCAATGATTCCGGTAAATTCGTGGAAGAAGATATTGATGCCATGCGCGAGGCTTTCAAGGCTGATCCGCGTTTGAAGGCGGTTGGTGAGATCGGGCTTGATTTCTACTGGGACCGTGTCCCTTACGATGTGCAGGAAGATGTGTTTCGCAAGCAGCTCCAGCTGGCTGAAGAGTTGGAGCTTCCGGTGGTTATCCACAGTCGTGATGCCCATGAGCGGACCCTTGAGGTGCTGGAAGATTTCGGTTGGTCCGGCAAGCCTTTGCTTTGGCACTGTTTCGGCGGTGATGCGGAAACCGCGAAGCGCATCATTGATCACGGCTGGTACATTTCCATCCCCGGTCCTGTTACCTACAAAAAGAATGAGCTTGCGCAGGAAGCGGTTAAGTCCATTCCGGTAGAGCGTATGGTTCTGGAAACTGACTGTCCGTACCTGACTCCTGAACCGTGGCGCGGTAAGCGCAACGAGCCTGCATTTGTGGTTTTCACTGCCGCCAAGGTAGCGGAATTGAAGGGCATGGAAGTGAATGAACTCTGGAAAGCCTGTTCAGACAACGCGCATGAGTTCTTTGGGCTGTAG
- a CDS encoding response regulator → MIVEKDSEFREHLVLRLRSEGLNVTESGNLDEAEEFIRKNKLDGIVLGLSEFGRSSLKFMEDISTTVPDLKVVLINRHNKIPLSIEAMNLGACAEISVPVDIAALIKTLRRFCAPEN, encoded by the coding sequence ATGATTGTTGAAAAGGACTCGGAATTTCGTGAACACCTTGTACTGCGACTCAGGAGTGAAGGCCTGAACGTCACAGAATCCGGTAATCTGGACGAGGCAGAAGAATTCATCCGTAAGAACAAACTGGACGGCATAGTGCTGGGTCTCTCTGAATTCGGACGGAGTTCTTTAAAATTCATGGAAGATATTTCAACAACCGTTCCTGATTTGAAAGTTGTTCTAATTAATCGGCACAATAAGATTCCGCTTTCCATTGAAGCAATGAATCTGGGGGCATGTGCTGAAATTTCTGTTCCGGTGGATATTGCCGCGCTAATAAAGACACTGCGCAGATTCTGCGCACCTGAAAACTAA
- a CDS encoding sigma-54 interaction domain-containing protein: MGQQFKLPDLLNEVPIGIAVLDIEGRVKLVNRAWQTITGADPDSMQDLKCYLGLRCDYCFKGCPVMADKADFQTVSVDADIIDRTRAKVPIRLNISPIVNSDNVISGYIETIQDIRQVAELSSTASKAYSLGGLIGTSPEMVKIFSMVPSIAATDSSVLITGETGTGKDVLAEAIHNASDRAGAPFIKVNCGALPETLLESELFGHVKGAFTGANEDRPGRIKLAHNGSFFLTEIGDLPLPLQVKLLSFLDDKVIYPLGSSRGFNADVRVIVATHRDLKKMVQDKTFRADLLFRLNVVHLHLPPLRERGDDILLLKNHFLMEYCNKFNKKIKGFSKKSAKILSAYRYPGNVRELSNIVEYAVNFCDRDLIGSAHLPAYLTEQDILRPVTESVHATQEITAPLGYSSAQSWDDAEKQMIMDTLLKCGGRKGEAASRLGWSRATLWRKMKKHSISG; encoded by the coding sequence ATGGGCCAGCAATTCAAACTCCCGGACCTTTTAAACGAGGTTCCTATCGGTATTGCTGTGCTCGACATCGAGGGCAGGGTCAAACTGGTCAACCGCGCATGGCAGACCATCACCGGAGCTGATCCCGATTCCATGCAGGACTTGAAATGCTACCTCGGACTTCGTTGCGACTATTGCTTCAAAGGCTGCCCGGTCATGGCCGACAAGGCGGATTTCCAAACAGTATCTGTAGATGCGGATATTATCGACCGCACCAGGGCCAAGGTCCCCATCCGGCTCAATATTTCTCCTATCGTCAACAGCGACAATGTCATTTCCGGATACATCGAAACCATTCAGGATATCCGTCAGGTCGCGGAACTTAGCAGCACAGCCAGCAAAGCATACTCGCTGGGCGGATTAATCGGTACCAGCCCGGAAATGGTTAAAATTTTCAGCATGGTCCCTTCCATTGCTGCCACGGACTCATCAGTGCTGATCACCGGTGAAACCGGAACAGGTAAGGACGTACTGGCCGAAGCCATCCACAATGCCTCGGACCGTGCAGGAGCACCTTTCATCAAGGTGAACTGCGGCGCCCTGCCGGAAACCCTGCTCGAATCCGAATTGTTCGGACATGTGAAAGGAGCTTTTACCGGAGCGAACGAAGACCGTCCCGGACGAATCAAACTGGCCCATAACGGTTCCTTCTTTTTGACCGAAATCGGAGACCTGCCACTTCCCCTGCAGGTAAAACTGCTTTCCTTTCTGGACGATAAGGTAATCTACCCGCTGGGCAGCTCTCGTGGTTTTAATGCCGATGTACGTGTCATTGTGGCCACCCATCGGGACCTGAAAAAGATGGTTCAGGACAAGACCTTCCGCGCCGACCTGCTCTTCAGGCTGAACGTGGTCCATCTGCACCTGCCGCCCCTGCGGGAACGCGGCGACGATATTTTATTGCTCAAAAATCATTTCCTCATGGAATACTGCAATAAATTCAACAAGAAGATCAAAGGTTTCTCCAAAAAATCAGCCAAAATTTTATCGGCCTACCGTTACCCCGGCAACGTGCGCGAACTGAGCAATATCGTAGAATACGCGGTCAACTTCTGTGACCGGGATTTAATCGGGTCCGCACACCTGCCTGCATATCTGACCGAACAGGATATCCTGCGCCCGGTCACCGAATCCGTCCATGCAACTCAGGAAATAACCGCCCCTCTTGGATATTCCTCGGCCCAGAGCTGGGATGATGCTGAAAAGCAAATGATCATGGATACTCTGCTCAAATGCGGAGGAAGGAAAGGTGAAGCCGCATCAAGACTGGGCTGGTCCCGCGCCACCCTCTGGCGCAAGATGAAAAAACACTCCATCAGCGGATAA
- a CDS encoding RidA family protein → MKKVVVSEKAPAAVGCYSHAIETGNMVFTSGQLPIDAETGKMPEGPAAQAKQALDNLKYVLEAAGATMDDVVKTTVLIQNIGDFAAINEVYATYFSKPFPARSCFEVANLPLGALVEIEAVAAK, encoded by the coding sequence ATGAAAAAAGTAGTTGTAAGTGAGAAGGCTCCCGCAGCAGTAGGCTGCTACTCTCACGCAATCGAAACAGGAAATATGGTTTTCACTTCCGGCCAGCTGCCCATTGATGCTGAGACTGGAAAAATGCCTGAAGGCCCTGCAGCGCAGGCTAAGCAGGCTCTCGACAACCTGAAATACGTTCTTGAAGCAGCCGGCGCGACCATGGATGACGTGGTTAAAACCACCGTGCTGATCCAGAATATCGGGGACTTCGCTGCCATCAACGAAGTTTACGCGACTTATTTCTCTAAGCCGTTTCCCGCACGCAGCTGCTTTGAAGTAGCGAACCTCCCTCTCGGTGCTCTTGTAGAGATTGAGGCTGTTGCGGCTAAATAG
- a CDS encoding L-serine ammonia-lyase, iron-sulfur-dependent, subunit alpha: MINKKWSEFAKILKREVVPALGCTEPVAIALAAAKAAETLGKEAEKVVVKVSGNLLKNGMGVGVPGTGMTGLDIAAAVGVTGGKSELALEVLRDLDAQQLAAGKKLIADGLLHVELADTEELLYVEAIVEAGEDSARCVIARAHAAIVLVEKNGEEIFSAPWLSEDKKDSGCTMSMKEIFEYATEAPLEDLRFILEAVELNEKVAAEGLAADWGLRVGKSIAKDIEDGIRSDDIVSYAIKLTAAASDARMEGIQMPVMSNSGSGNQGLTATLPVVAFARRRNASEELLIRALILSHLSAVHMKSHLGKLSALCGASLAATASGCGIVLILGGGLKEVESTIKNTLGDIAGMICDGAKTSCALKVSSAVEAAINSALLAMKGISIPGKDGILDDDIETCIHNVGQLGSVGMAQTDKVILKIMTGKHTTAPAA; encoded by the coding sequence ATGATCAATAAAAAATGGTCTGAATTCGCAAAAATTCTCAAACGTGAAGTTGTTCCTGCTCTGGGTTGTACAGAGCCTGTTGCCATCGCCCTTGCCGCTGCCAAGGCTGCTGAAACCCTCGGTAAAGAGGCTGAAAAGGTAGTTGTGAAAGTAAGCGGCAACCTGCTTAAGAATGGCATGGGCGTGGGTGTCCCCGGCACCGGAATGACCGGTCTGGATATTGCCGCTGCTGTAGGTGTTACCGGCGGTAAATCAGAACTGGCACTGGAAGTTCTGCGTGACCTTGATGCCCAGCAGTTGGCGGCAGGCAAGAAACTTATTGCTGACGGCCTTCTGCATGTTGAACTGGCTGATACTGAAGAACTGCTCTACGTGGAAGCGATCGTTGAAGCCGGAGAAGATTCCGCCCGTTGTGTGATCGCACGTGCGCATGCAGCCATTGTGCTGGTGGAAAAAAATGGTGAAGAAATTTTCTCTGCGCCGTGGCTCAGTGAAGATAAAAAAGACTCCGGTTGCACCATGAGCATGAAAGAAATTTTTGAATACGCTACTGAAGCTCCGCTGGAAGACCTGCGTTTCATTCTTGAAGCTGTGGAACTCAATGAAAAGGTTGCCGCTGAAGGCCTTGCTGCCGATTGGGGCCTCAGAGTCGGTAAATCCATTGCCAAGGATATTGAAGACGGTATCCGCTCAGATGATATTGTCTCCTACGCTATTAAACTGACCGCTGCAGCTTCCGATGCACGTATGGAAGGCATTCAGATGCCGGTAATGAGCAACTCCGGCAGCGGTAATCAGGGCCTGACTGCAACATTGCCTGTTGTGGCTTTTGCCAGACGTCGTAATGCCAGTGAAGAACTGCTTATCAGGGCTTTGATTCTCAGCCACCTTTCCGCAGTGCATATGAAGAGCCATCTCGGTAAGCTTTCCGCTCTCTGCGGGGCCAGTCTTGCAGCAACAGCTTCCGGTTGCGGCATTGTACTTATCCTCGGCGGCGGACTGAAAGAAGTGGAAAGTACCATTAAAAACACTCTCGGTGATATTGCCGGAATGATCTGCGACGGCGCAAAGACCTCCTGCGCTCTGAAGGTATCTTCCGCAGTTGAAGCGGCCATCAATTCCGCTCTGCTGGCTATGAAAGGTATTTCCATTCCCGGTAAAGACGGTATTCTTGATGATGACATTGAGACCTGCATCCATAACGTGGGCCAGCTCGGTTCCGTGGGCATGGCTCAAACTGATAAGGTTATCCTCAAGATTATGACCGGAAAGCACACCACTGCCCCTGCAGCATAG
- a CDS encoding SLC13 family permease, giving the protein MTAEVATKPGFDFKRLFFMLLGIALFAIVYYCPAWPDAVDPGGQHFVLSKEAKGAIGVFLLAGTWWVFEVVPIGVTSLAIGVLQAMFFIRDPKVAFKDFMDPSVLFIFASIMIGLVFTKTGLTKRLAYKMLMVVGEKTSRIYLGVFVVTALLTHIMAHTAVAATVYPLLLAIYSLYGEGDKPTKFGKGLFIGMAFVAGAGSIVTLLGAARGAVAIGFYNEILGKDITFFELSYYMAPIGWTMIFLLWGFFMIFLKPEKAVIPGLREKARELNKQMGPLSRDEKLAAVLVGGVILVMSLRSFIPELKAIDKTSIILLSSISFFVFKILDINDLEDIPWNIILLFAGAMSIGFCLWDTGAAKWMAVNWLVLFQDSSGFVFIMSIAFFVLMMTNFIMNVAAIAISLPVALVIAPYLGVAPEVILFAALVVAGMPFLLLVGAAPNAIAYDSKQFTTGEFFMYGIPASIMLLVVVAIFVKIIWPIMGMPVFLPG; this is encoded by the coding sequence ATGACTGCTGAAGTTGCAACCAAGCCCGGATTTGATTTCAAGAGGCTGTTCTTCATGCTGCTGGGCATTGCCCTGTTCGCTATTGTCTATTACTGCCCGGCATGGCCCGATGCAGTAGACCCCGGCGGGCAGCATTTTGTTTTAAGTAAAGAAGCTAAAGGCGCTATCGGCGTTTTTCTGCTGGCAGGTACATGGTGGGTTTTTGAAGTTGTACCCATCGGCGTAACCTCACTGGCCATCGGCGTACTTCAGGCCATGTTCTTTATCCGTGACCCCAAGGTCGCCTTCAAAGATTTCATGGACCCATCCGTTCTCTTTATCTTTGCATCCATCATGATCGGCCTGGTTTTCACCAAAACCGGACTGACCAAGCGTCTGGCTTACAAGATGCTCATGGTTGTCGGCGAAAAGACCAGCCGCATCTATCTGGGCGTATTCGTTGTAACTGCCTTGTTGACCCATATCATGGCTCACACCGCTGTTGCTGCGACTGTCTACCCGCTGCTGCTGGCAATCTACTCCCTCTACGGCGAAGGGGACAAGCCCACCAAGTTCGGTAAGGGCCTGTTTATCGGTATGGCTTTTGTTGCCGGCGCCGGCTCTATCGTCACCCTGCTCGGTGCTGCCCGTGGCGCAGTTGCCATCGGCTTCTACAACGAGATTCTGGGCAAGGACATCACCTTCTTTGAACTGTCCTACTACATGGCCCCCATCGGCTGGACCATGATCTTCCTGCTTTGGGGCTTCTTCATGATTTTCCTGAAGCCTGAAAAGGCAGTTATTCCCGGACTGCGAGAAAAGGCAAGAGAACTCAACAAGCAGATGGGTCCGCTGTCCCGCGATGAAAAGCTGGCCGCAGTTCTTGTCGGTGGTGTAATTCTGGTCATGAGCCTGAGATCCTTCATCCCCGAACTGAAGGCCATCGACAAGACCTCCATTATCCTGCTTTCATCCATTTCCTTCTTTGTATTCAAGATTCTGGACATCAACGACCTTGAAGATATCCCCTGGAACATCATCCTTCTCTTTGCTGGTGCCATGTCCATCGGCTTCTGCCTCTGGGATACCGGCGCGGCTAAATGGATGGCGGTCAACTGGCTGGTTCTCTTCCAGGATTCAAGCGGATTCGTATTCATCATGTCCATCGCCTTCTTCGTCTTGATGATGACCAACTTCATCATGAACGTAGCGGCAATTGCAATCTCGCTCCCGGTGGCCCTTGTTATCGCGCCTTACCTCGGCGTGGCTCCGGAAGTAATCCTCTTCGCAGCTCTGGTTGTTGCGGGTATGCCTTTCCTCCTGCTGGTGGGTGCGGCTCCCAACGCCATTGCCTACGACTCCAAGCAGTTCACCACCGGGGAATTCTTTATGTACGGTATCCCCGCAAGTATCATGCTGCTGGTTGTTGTCGCGATATTCGTCAAGATCATCTGGCCCATTATGGGTATGCCCGTCTTCTTGCCGGGTTAG